A region of Plasmodium gaboni strain SY75 chromosome Unknown, whole genome shotgun sequence DNA encodes the following proteins:
- a CDS encoding putative 60S ribosomal protein L18 has protein sequence MVKKIDQSLNTNIHQYHIVGRAIPSAKDKNPNVYRMCIFAKNDTNAKSRFWYFMKKINKLKKSNGELLACEQIKERFPLRVKNYGVLLRYDSRTGTHNMYKEFRDTTKEGAIAQLYSEMAGRHRARASSINIIRISEISSSLVRRPHIKQLLKRRLRFPALHLPTLQKEYRKKFASKRPSTYRM, from the exons atgGTGAAAAAAATAGATCAATCTTTAAATACAAAT ATACACCAATATCATATTGTTGGTAGAGCTATTCCTAGTGCTAAGGATAAGAACCCAAATGTTTATCGTATGTGTATATTTGCCAAGAATGATACTAATGCCAAATCTCGCTTTTGGTACTTTATGAAAAAGATTAATAAACTTAAAAAATCTAATGGTGAATTATTAGCATGTGAACAAATTAAAGAAAGGTTTCCATTACGTGTAAAGAACTATGGTGTTTTATTAAGATATGATAGTAGAACAGGTACTcataatatgtataaagAATTCAGAGATACAACCAAAGAAGGAGCTATAGCTCAATTATATTCTGAAATGGCTGGTAGACATAGAGCAAGAGCATCatctattaatattataagaatCTCTGAAATAAGTTCAAGTTTAGTCAGGAGACCACATATTAAAcaattattaaaaagaagATTAAGATTTCCAGCATTACATTTACCAACCTTACAAAAGGAGTATAGAAAGAAATTTGCATCCAAAAGACCATCAACATATAGAATgtaa